One Clostridium cagae genomic window, TAAGAGAAATAGAGAAGTATATTCCTAAGATGCATAAATCATTGATGGAAATATATAAGTATATTGGAGAAAATAATGAGGAACAAGTAATTAAAGAACAATATGAAATTATTGATGGAATATCAATAGACTTTGGAGTTATGCAAAAAACAAGAAAAGCTTTTGTAATAAAGTGTGATTTCAATTGGGATGATATAGGAAGTTTTAATGCTCTAAGTAGATTCTTAGGTAAATATAGAAGTAATAGCATATCTAAAAATGTATATATGGAAGACTGTGAAAGTTGTTCTGTATTTGGAGAGAAAAATTTAATAATTGGTTTTGGAATAAAAGATTTGGTTATAGTAGATGCAGGCGATGTTATTTTGGTTATGGATAAAAATAAAGATCAAGAGATAAAGCATTTACTAAATAAATTGAGCGATGAAGATAAATATAATGAATTTTTATAATATTTAAAAATAAGAGTATTAAAAAGGATAGATTTTTTAATTGAGATTATACTTTTTAACACTCTTATTTTTAATTGCATAATAAATTTATGAATAAATAGAAAATTATAAAAGTTATATATTATAATTCTAAAAATAACAGAAAAAATACGAATAAAAACATTGTAAATAATATTATATAATATTATTATAAGAATATATGAATTAGTTATTATTTAAAATAAAAAAATATTTTTATTAATAATAGCAAGTGAGAGGGTGTGTATAGAATTGATGATTAATACTCACAAACTTATTGCAGAGAATATTTTAAATTACACGAACAGTAAGAGTATTTATTTAATCAATGATCATAGATTTATATGGGGTAATATAAAACCAGATTGTGTGCTTAAATATAAAATGATAAAACATTATTTTATTGAAAGTATAGATATCATTATTAAAAAGATTGAAAAATTATGTTCTTTATCTTTACAAGATGTTTATTACAAGATGTCTGTTAACAAATTTAGTGAAGAACTGGGTGTTGTTTGTCACTTTATGTGTGATTATTTTTGTGCTCCTCATTATTACAGATGGGAATTCAAAAATACAAGTCAAGTTAAAAATCATGTTATGTATGAAAAGGATTTAGCTAAAATTGCCAAGGAATTTAATTCAAATGGAATTATAACTTCTAATATAGATGTAAATAACATTAAAGAATTTATTTTTGATTTACAAAATCAATATGAAGGCTCTATGGATTTTAAAAATGATTTAACATATGCTTATTATGCTTGTGATAGTATAGTAAATATGGTTTTAAATAAAGTATTTTTAAATGAGTGTAGTTTATCAAAGGTAGTATAATTAGATTTTTAAGAAACTTATTCTTATAAGTTTCTTTTTTTTTGTTGCATAAACAGAAGTATAGGAATATAATATAAAAAAACACATGAACAGATAAACATATGAACAGATAAACGGAGGAGTTAATTATGAATAATGGAACTAATTTTGTAGAAAACTGTAAATGTAATATTATACATGAAGATATAGTGATGAAGGTAAAAGATTTATTACCACAAGAAGAAACATTATATGATTTAGCTGAGTTATTTAAAGTTTTTGGAGATTCTACAAGGATTAAGATAATATGTGCATTATTTGAATCAGAATTATGTGTTTGTGATATGGCCGCTCTTTTAGGTATGACCCAATCAGCTATATCACATCAATTAAGAACATTAAAATCAGCTAGATTAGTTAAATTTAGAAGAGAAGGAAAAGTAATTTATTATTCATTAGATGATGAACATATAAAGCATATATTTGATGAAGGATTTAAACATATTACTGAATAGGGGGGCGTAGATTAATTATGGAAAATGAAATTAAACTTTCACTTAAGGGCTTAGACTGTGCTAATTGTGCAAATAAAATCGAAAGAAAAGTTAATGATATAGAAGACGTTTATGAAGCAAATATTAATTTTTCTTTAGGTAAGTTGACTGTTAAGCTACATGAAAATAAGGATAAAGATAAAGTTTTTAATATTAT contains:
- a CDS encoding zinc dependent phospholipase C family protein, giving the protein MINTHKLIAENILNYTNSKSIYLINDHRFIWGNIKPDCVLKYKMIKHYFIESIDIIIKKIEKLCSLSLQDVYYKMSVNKFSEELGVVCHFMCDYFCAPHYYRWEFKNTSQVKNHVMYEKDLAKIAKEFNSNGIITSNIDVNNIKEFIFDLQNQYEGSMDFKNDLTYAYYACDSIVNMVLNKVFLNECSLSKVV
- a CDS encoding ArsR/SmtB family transcription factor; translation: MNNGTNFVENCKCNIIHEDIVMKVKDLLPQEETLYDLAELFKVFGDSTRIKIICALFESELCVCDMAALLGMTQSAISHQLRTLKSARLVKFRREGKVIYYSLDDEHIKHIFDEGFKHITE